From Drosophila yakuba strain Tai18E2 chromosome 2L, Prin_Dyak_Tai18E2_2.1, whole genome shotgun sequence, one genomic window encodes:
- the LOC6527621 gene encoding F-box/LRR-repeat protein 15 isoform X2 produces the protein MCTLQPEEEAHLLAMASGGQPTRTASPRPLDIASTAAPPTLFDVCWDDVLIPQVAVYLSLKDLFNLRCCSRTAQCFVEAVLEKRQELHLSGNNSKNMDVGFRVLARCCQRLEVLHLARCRWLTDELLLPLLANNKKRLWAVNLNECVNITALSLQPIIVESKELRVLKLSKCQWLTTGAVDALTLHQSKLVEFDISYCGAIGERCLIIFFRKLNKLTVLSLANTPSVTDQVLIQIGNYCRELEHINLIGCATISDFGVHALTSSCPLLQSLMVQRCPLVTERVLAPLRGRVHIDRPGMGYMPTVRHHRLFLQV, from the exons ATGTGCACTCTGCAGCCCGAGGAGGAGGCCCACCTGTTGGCCATGGCCAGCGGAGGACAACCAACGCGCACGGCCAGTCCAAGGCCACTTGACATCGCCTCCACTGCAGCACCACCAACGCTGTTTGATGTCTGTTGGGACGATGTGCTCATCCCACAGGTTGCCGTCTACCTGTCACTCAAGGATCTCTTTAACCTGCGCTGCTGCTCCCGTACCGCACAATGCTTTGTGGAGGCTGTGCTGGAAAAAAGGCAGGAACTTCATCTTTCTGGGAACAACTCGAAAAATATGGACGTGGGCTTTCGAGTGCTGGCCCGCTGTTGCCAGCGATTGGAGGTGCTTCATTTGGCCCGCTGCCGGTGGCTAACggatgagctgctgctgccactgctggccaacaacaagaaaCGCCTGTGGGCCGTCAACCTGAACGAATGCGTCAACATCACAGCCCTTTCGCTGCAGCCAATAATCGTAGAGTCCAAAGAGCTGCGCGTACTTAAGCTGTCCAAGTGCCAGTGGCTGACCACAGGAGCTGTGGACGCTTTGACCCTGCATCAAAGCAAGCTTGTGGAGTTTGACATCTCCTATTGCGGCGCAATTGGCGAGCGCTGCTTGATTATCTTTTTCAGAAAACTTAACAAACTCACCGTCCTGTCGCTCGCAAACACGCCCAGTGTCACCGACCAGGTACTCATCCAGATCGGAAACTATTGTCGCGAACTGGAGCACATCAACCTGATCGGATGCGCGACCATCTCCGATTTTGGCGTGCA CGCCCTCACCTCGAGTTGCCCGTTGCTGCAGTCACTGATGGTGCAACGCTGCCCATTGGTCACCGAGCGTGTGCTAGCCCCACTCCGTGGACGTGTACACATCGATCGGCCCGGCATGGGCTACATGCCAACAGTGCGACATCACCGTCTGTTCCTGCAGGTTTGA
- the LOC6527621 gene encoding F-box/LRR-repeat protein 15 isoform X1, translating to MCTLQPEEEAHLLAMASGGQPTRTASPRPLDIASTAAPPTLFDVCWDDVLIPQVAVYLSLKDLFNLRCCSRTAQCFVEAVLEKRQELHLSGNNSKNMDVGFRVLARCCQRLEVLHLARCRWLTDELLLPLLANNKKRLWAVNLNECVNITALSLQPIIVESKELRVLKLSKCQWLTTGAVDALTLHQSKLVEFDISYCGAIGERCLIIFFRKLNKLTVLSLANTPSVTDQVLIQIGNYCRELEHINLIGCATISDFGVHALTVHCLRLQTLLIRRCPRVTERSLAPLRQRRLYIDRPQQDLGLNAYNLNDFYPSDFLVY from the exons ATGTGCACTCTGCAGCCCGAGGAGGAGGCCCACCTGTTGGCCATGGCCAGCGGAGGACAACCAACGCGCACGGCCAGTCCAAGGCCACTTGACATCGCCTCCACTGCAGCACCACCAACGCTGTTTGATGTCTGTTGGGACGATGTGCTCATCCCACAGGTTGCCGTCTACCTGTCACTCAAGGATCTCTTTAACCTGCGCTGCTGCTCCCGTACCGCACAATGCTTTGTGGAGGCTGTGCTGGAAAAAAGGCAGGAACTTCATCTTTCTGGGAACAACTCGAAAAATATGGACGTGGGCTTTCGAGTGCTGGCCCGCTGTTGCCAGCGATTGGAGGTGCTTCATTTGGCCCGCTGCCGGTGGCTAACggatgagctgctgctgccactgctggccaacaacaagaaaCGCCTGTGGGCCGTCAACCTGAACGAATGCGTCAACATCACAGCCCTTTCGCTGCAGCCAATAATCGTAGAGTCCAAAGAGCTGCGCGTACTTAAGCTGTCCAAGTGCCAGTGGCTGACCACAGGAGCTGTGGACGCTTTGACCCTGCATCAAAGCAAGCTTGTGGAGTTTGACATCTCCTATTGCGGCGCAATTGGCGAGCGCTGCTTGATTATCTTTTTCAGAAAACTTAACAAACTCACCGTCCTGTCGCTCGCAAACACGCCCAGTGTCACCGACCAGGTACTCATCCAGATCGGAAACTATTGTCGCGAACTGGAGCACATCAACCTGATCGGATGCGCGACCATCTCCGATTTTGGCGTGCA CGCTTTAACAGTGCACTGCTTGCGTCTACAGACCTTGCTCATCCGCCGTTGTCCGCGGGTCACGGAACGCTCCTTGGCACCGCTTAGGCAGCGGCGTCTTTACATCGATAGGCCACAGCAGGACTTGGGCCTCAACGCTTACAACTTGAACGACTTCTATCCCAGcgattttcttgtttactaG
- the LOC6527620 gene encoding serine protease 1 — MKVFLAILALAVASASAFDEKVFVKDLPKTTKIEGRVTNGYAAPEGKAPYTVGLGFSGGWWCGGSIIAHDWVLTAEHCIGDAASVTVYFGATWRTNAQFTHTVGNGNFIKHTNADIALIRIPHVDFWHMVNKVELPSYNDRYNNYNEWWAVACGWGGTYDGSPLPDWLQCVDLQIVHNEECGWTYGSVGDNIICTRTVDGKSICQGDSGGPLVTHDGTKLVGVSNFVSSNGCQSGAPAGFQRVTYHLDWIRDHTGISY; from the coding sequence ATGAAGGTGTTCCTAGCTATCCTGGCTCTGGCCGTGGCTTCGGCCTCCGCCTTCGACGAGAAGGTGTTCGTGAAGGACCTGCCCAAGACCACCAAGATTGAGGGCCGTGTCACCAACGGATACGCCGCTCCCGAGGGCAAGGCTCCCTACACTGTGGGTCTTGGCTTCAGCGGTGgctggtggtgcggtggcTCCATCATTGCCCACGACTGGGTTCTGACTGCCGAGCACTGCATCGGAGATGCCGCTTCCGTGACCGTTTACTTCGGTGCCACCTGGCGCACCAACGCCCAGTTCACTCACACCGTCGGCAACGGCAACTTCATCAAGCACACCAACGCTGATATCGCCCTGATCCGCATCCCCCACGTGGACTTCTGGCACATGGTGAACAAGGTGGAGCTCCCAAGCTACAACGACCGTtacaacaactacaacgaATGGTGGGCCGTTGCCTGCGGATGGGGTGGCACCTACGACGGCAGCCCACTGCCCGACTGGCTGCAGTGCGTCGACCTGCAGATCGTTCACAACGAAGAGTGCGGCTGGACCTACGGCAGTGTCGGTGACAACATTATCTGCACCCGCACCGTCGACGGCAAGTCCATCTGCCAAGGTGACTCTGGCGGCCCTCTGGTCACACACGACGGCACCAAGCTGGTGGGAGTCAGCAACTTCGTCTCTTCCAACGGCTGCCAGTCGGGAGCTCCTGCTGGATTCCAGCGCGTCACCTACCATTTGGACTGGATCCGCGACCACACTGGCATCTCTTACTAA
- the LOC6527619 gene encoding serine protease 1 encodes MKLFLTVLAVAIACAAAQPEKVKPVPLKDAVLGSGPGSIEGRITNGYPAHEGKVPYIVGLGFSSGSGGWWCGGSIIGNTWVITAAHCTHGASSVTIYYGALWRLQAQYTHTVGSGSFRQHSNYNTNNLNNDISLINTPHVDFWHLVNKVELPNGNERYNNFAGWWALASGWGRPCDSCGVSDYLNCVDSQIIERKQCSDVYGEEVVTDNVICTSTPGGKSTCAGDSGGPLVLHDGSKLVGVTSFVAANGCTSGLPDGFTRVTSYLDWIRDHTGISY; translated from the coding sequence ATGAAGCTGTTCCTAACTGTCCTGGCCGTGGCCATTGCCTGCGCCGCCGCTCAGCCCGAGAAGGTGAAGCCGGTGCCCCTGAAGGACGCCGTCCTGGGATCCGGACCCGGATCCATCGAGGGTCGCATCACCAACGGCTATCCCGCCCACGAGGGCAAGGTGCCATACATTGTGGGTCTGGGCTTCAGCAGCGGCAGTGGTGgctggtggtgcggtggcTCGATCATCGGCAACACCTGGGTGATCACGGCTGCTCACTGCACCCATGGAGCTAGCTCCGTGACCATCTACTACGGTGCCTTGTGGCGCCTCCAGGCTCAGTACACCCACACCGTGGGCAGCGGCAGCTTCCGCCAGCACTCGAACTACAACACCAACAACCTGAACAACGACATCTCCCTGATCAACACCCCGCACGTGGACTTCTGGCACTTGGTGAACAAGGTGGAGCTGCCCAACGGCAACGAGCGGTACAACAACTTCGCCGGCTGGTGGGCTCTGGCCTCCGGATGGGGCAGGCCATGCGACAGCTGTGGTGTGTCTGACTACCTGAACTGCGTGGACTCTCAGATCATCGAGCGCAAACAGTGCTCCGACGTCTACGGAGAAGAAGTGGTCACCGACAACGTCATCTGCACCTCCACCCCCGGCGGCAAGTCCACCTGCGCCGGTGACTCTGGCGGCCCACTGGTCCTCCACGACGGCAGCAAGCTGGTCGGTGTCACCTCCTTTGTGGCCGCCAACGGTTGCACCTCGGGCCTGCCCGATGGCTTCACCCGCGTCACCAGCTACCTGGACTGGATCCGCGACCACACCGGCATCTCTTACTAA
- the LOC6527618 gene encoding serine protease 1: MKVFVVLALALAAVSAETVQQVHPKDLPRDTKINGRIVNGYPATEGKAPYTVGLGFSGNGGWWCGGSIIANTWVLTAAHCTNAASQVTVYYGATWRTNAQFTHTIGSGDFIQNHNWPNENGNDIALIRTPHVDFWHLVNKVELPSFNDRYNMYDNWWAVACGWGLTTAGSQPDWMECVDLQIISNSECSNTYGYQPDGILCVSTSGGKSTCSGDSGGPLVLHDGGRLVGVTSWVAGNGCTAGLPSGFTRVTNQLDWIRDNSGVAYY, translated from the coding sequence ATGAAAGTGTTCGTTGTACTGGCTCTGGCTTTGGCCGCTGTCTCCGCCGAGACTGTTCAGCAGGTTCATCCCAAGGACCTGCCCAGGGACACCAAGATCAATGGCCGCATTGTGAATGGATATCCAGCCACCGAGGGCAAGGCACCCTACACCGTGGGTCTGGGCTTcagcggcaacggcggctggtggtgcggtggttcCATCATCGCCAACACCTGGGTCCTGACTGCTGCTCACTGCACCAACGCCGCCTCTCAGGTGACCGTCTACTACGGAGCCACCTGGCGCACCAACGCCCAGTTCACCCACACCATCGGCAGCGGCGACTTCATCCAGAACCACAACTGGCCCAACGAGAACGGCAACGACATCGCCCTGATCCGCACCCCCCACGTGGACTTCTGGCACCTGGTTAACAAGGTGGAGCTGCCCAGCTTCAACGATCGCTACAACATGTACGACAACTGGTGGGCCGTCGCTTGCGGATGGGGACTGACCACCGCTGGATCCCAGCCCGACTGGATGGAGTGCGTCGACCTGCAGATCATCAGCAACTCGGAATGCTCCAACACCTATGGCTACCAGCCCGATGGCATCCTCTGTGTGTCCACCTCCGGCGGCAAGTCCACCTGCTCTGGTGACTCCGGTGGCCCCCTGGTTCTCCACGACGGTGGTCGTCTGGTGGGAGTCACCTCCTGGGTTGCCGGCAACGGATGCACCGCTGGCCTGCCCTCCGGATTCACCCGTGTTACCAACCAGCTTGACTGGATCCGCGACAACTCCGGCGTTGCTTACTACTAA
- the LOC6527617 gene encoding SWI/SNF-related matrix-associated actin-dependent regulator of chromatin subfamily A-like protein 1, translating to MSTCSSSEIAEKKRIALAKLQAKKSQLLASASTSNGNSTTTATGALQQSSNGNSNPKQPQAKSPLNFYRSPPAAQNKISRIGPTSGDNKSSSFLNALKAIKQTSARELSRGAAHPYQRPNGGNERSRPTLSLGSDKEKPGTVQLGNSITCNLYMVSTHRFAVHTTGYHEKLVAVFKNMPTKSYESQTRIWSFDLSDYQSLETHAADLKPYVHMVGIPKKVMDLCRQPPIVPERSVLASIEPKLADQLMPFQQDGVCFSIAQKGRIMICDEMGLGKTYQALAVADYFKDDWPLLVCTTASTRDSWAKHIMDLLPRVPIHYVQVLNNNQQYVGEAKVLITSYNMMERHEDKLMQRKYGFIIFDESHTLKNSKAKCTTTAKRLTDQAKRVVLLSGTPALSRPLELFSQLQMVDSKFMNFMEFTTRYCDGKQSTFGWDASGQSNLEELKVILNLKYMLRRTKMEVLPQLAEKNRETVVLDPALVWTNDETKDTLDAFNKELKTSKGRAMEEILLRFYARTAEVKSRAVCAYIKTLVKEQKKFIIFAHHRVMMDAISDCLSGLKVHYIRIDGQTRSDLRSDSVDTFQKKSSCKVALLSLKACNSGITLTAAEIIVFAELDWNPSTLAQAESRAHRIGQTKPVICRYLMAHNTADDTIWNMLKNKQEVLSKVGIFAENLQKATHTAAPTSSHKIEEYFSPSKSTSLKPENNSIKQYFTAAPVNEHREKNNNVEKAKENKAESDIAAFFNDDDDEAFLDLDI from the exons ATGTCCACTTGCAGTTCATCCGAAATAGCGGAGAAGAAACGCATTGCGCTGGCCAAGCTGCAGGCCAAGAAGTCCCAGCTGCTGGCCAGCGCATCCACATCCAACGGAAATTCAACAACGACTGCAACAGGTGCTCTACAACAATCCAGTAATGGAAATTCGAATCCCAAGCAACCGCAGGCCAAATCCCCATTGAATTTCTACCGATCACCGCCTGCAGCGCAGAACAAGATCAGCAGGATCGGACCCACGTCTGGTGACAACAAGAGCTCGTCGTTCCTGAACGCTCTAAAAGCAATCAAGCAGACATCCGCCCGGGAATTGTCCCGAGGAGCCGCACATCCATACCAACGGCCAAATGGAGGAAACGAAAGAAGCAGGCCCACTCTTTCACTTGGTTCGGATAAGGAGAAACCCGGGACTGTGCAACTCGGAAACTCAATTACTTGCAATCTCTACATGGTCAGCACACATCGGTTTGCCGTCCATACCACGGGGTATCATGAAAAGCTCGTGGCCGTGTTCAAGAACATGCCCACCAAATCCTACGAAAGCCAAACACGCATTTGGAGTTTTGATCTCTCGGACTACCAATCCCTAGAGACGCATGCAGCGGATCTTAAACCGTATGTGCACATGGTTGGAATTCCAAAGAAGGTGATGGATCTCTGCCGCCAGCCGCCAATAGTTCCGGAAAGAAGTGTTTTAGCCTCCATAGAACCCAAGCTGGCGGACCAGCTAATGCCCTTCCAACAGGATGGGGTTTG CTTTTCCATAGCCCAAAAGGGCCGCATTATGATCTGTGATGAAATGGGTCTGGGCAAAACGTATCAGGCCTTGGCCGTAGCCGACTATTTCAAGGATGATTGGCCTTTACTTGTCTGCACCACCGCTTCTACGAGAGACAGCTGGGCGAAACACATAATGGATCTACTGCCGAGGGTGCCCATCCACTATGTCCAGGTGCTGAACAACAATCAACAATATGTGGGTGAGGCCAAGGTGCTCATAACCAGCTACAACATGATGGAGCGGCACGAGGATAAACTCATGCAGCGCAAATATGGTTTCATCATCTTCGACGAGTCGCACACGCTAAAGAACAGCAAGGCCAAGTGCACGACAACGGCCAAAAGGCTCACGGATCAAGCCAAGCGTGTGGTTTTGCTATCCGGAACACCAGCTCTCTCCCGACCATTGGAGCTGTTCTCCCAACTTCAAATGGTCGATAGCaaatttatgaatttcatGGAATTTA CTACTCGTTATTGTGATGGAAAGCAGTCCACTTTTGGTTGGGATGCCAGCGGCCAATCGAATCTGGAGGAACTGAAGGTTATTCTTAATCTTAAATATATGCTGAGGCGAACGAAAATGGAGGTGCTGCCTCAACTCGCTGAAAAGAATCG TGAGACTGTTGTCCTGGATCCCGCCCTAGTGTGGACCAATGATGAGACCAAAGATACCTTAGATGCGTTTAACAAGGAACTGAAAACCTCTAAAGGCAGGGCCATGGAGGAGATCTTACTCCGTTTCTATGCACGTACTGCGGAAGTGAAATCACGAGCCGTCTG CGCCTACATAAAAACCTTAGTTAAGGAACAGAAAAAGTTCATTATCTTTGCCCACCACCGTGTCATGATGGACGCCATTAGTGACTGCCTCAGTGGGTTGAAAGTCCACTACATACGCATAGATGGACAGACGCGTAGCGATCTCAGGTCGGATTCTGTAGACACATTCCAAAAGAAGAGCAGTTGTAAGGTGGCCCTGCTTTCGCTAAAAGCCTGCAATTCAGGAATCACGCTAACTGCAGCTGAGATTATTGTGTTCGCTGAGTTGGACTGGAATCCCAGC ACCCTTGCCCAGGCGGAAAGTCGTGCCCATCGCATTGGCCAGACAAAACCGGTGATTTGTCGCTATCTGATGGCTCACAATACGGCAGACGACACAATCTGGAACATGCTGAAAAATAAGCAAGAGGTGCTAAGTAAAGTGGGCATCTTTGCCGAAAATCTTCAGAAAGCAACACACACAGCAGCACCCACCTCG TCCCACAAGATTGAGGAATATTTCTCGCCCAGCAAGTCCACCTCTCTTAAACCGGAAAATAATAGCATAAAACAATACTTTACTGCTGCTCCTGTCAATGAGCACCGtgagaaaaataataatgttgaAAAGgccaaagaaaacaaagccgAGTCGGATATCGCCGCGTTCtttaatgatgatgatgatgaggctTTTTTGGATTTAGATATTTAG